One Pieris rapae chromosome 7, ilPieRapa1.1, whole genome shotgun sequence genomic window carries:
- the LOC110996982 gene encoding 2-acylglycerol O-acyltransferase 2-A — protein sequence MFKTFWNTFMNLSMALGIEWAPLNVPVSRRLQTLAATGWICLVLFSEAVAILLFIKIIYSSFWYLGLLYGVWMLNDIEICHKGGRTIQWVRNWAWWRYYRDYFPIKLVKTVDLEPNRNYLFACFPHGVVCSGAFGAFATNALDFHKVFPGLSCHMITLAGHFLVPIFRELLLAFGTCASSRESLEYLLDIKRNQGTCVCLIVGGAAEALDSHPGEYKVILTRRKGFIRVAMKSGAPIVPVFSFGETDVFRPPHNPQDSFLRKFQEKVRQVTGISPMFPIGRGLFQYSFGVLPLRSPITTVVGAPLEVEKNLDPTDEEVNALHAEFTKRLIDLFETEKPKYLKNHEKISLIIT from the exons gAACTTGTCAATGGCATTAGGCATAGAATGGGCACCGCTAAACGTACCAGTTTCACGAAGGCTTCAGACCCTGGCGGCCACTGGCTGGATCTGCCTTGTACTCTTCAGCGAAGCAGTTGCTATACttctattcattaaaattatttactcttCATTTTGGTACTTGGGCTTGTTGTATGGAGTGTGGATGCTAAATGATATCGAGATATGTCATAAAGGAGGCCGAAC AATCCAATGGGTGCGAAACTGGGCGTGGTGGCGTTACTATAGAGATTATTTTCCAATTAAACTTGTGAAAACCGTTGACTTGGAACCCAATAGGAACTATCTCTTCGCGTGCTTTCCACACGGCGTTGTCTGCTCCGGGGCTTTCGGGGCATTCGCGACAAATGCTCTGGATTTCCACAAAGTTTTTCCTGGCTTGAGTTGCCATATGATAACCTTGGCTGGGCATTTTCTGGTTCCCATTTTCCGGGAACTTTTACTAGCGTTTGGGACTTGTGCATCTTCAAGGGAAAGTTTGGAGTATCTGTTGGATATAAAACGCAATCAAGGAACATGCGTGTGCCTGATTGTTGGTGGAGCTGCTGAGGCATTGGACTCACATCCTGGGGagtataaagttattttgaccaGACGAAAAGGCTTTATTCGGGTTGCTATGAAGTCCGG AGCACCCATAGTACCGGTGTTCTCCTTCGGTGAAACAGACGTGTTCAGACCACCTCACAATCCCCAGGATAGCTTCCTACGCAAGTTCCAGGAGAAGGTGCGTCAGGTAACTGGCATTTCACCAATGTTTCCTATTGGAAGAGGACTGTTTCAGTATTCATTTGGAGTTCTACCTTTGCGATCACCCATTACCACTGTCG TTGGTGCACCTTTAGAAGTTGAAAAGAATCTAGATCCAACAGACGAAGAAGTTAACGCCTTACACGCTGAATTCACAAAACGACTGATTGATCTCTTTGAGACTGAAAAACCTAAGTATTTGAAGAACCATgagaaaatatcattaattatcACATAG